From one Dysidea avara chromosome 9, odDysAvar1.4, whole genome shotgun sequence genomic stretch:
- the LOC136266391 gene encoding NLR family CARD domain-containing protein 3-like, producing MNGEHENSAEKDIATQPTMEDVLNRVASLVAPHWYQIRDHISLALDLDSDSMGSVVKMNNKLAATNCCKEMLSKCLKTSRGSTIFNQLIKALNSIKLDKIAEEIKLLKNSLAGISEQYTTSGVGTHDEINQPQLSNDMSTYRKFLQSRYNSLELISIDDCSPSLTLVKIDKQGRTVSTENSRDDYVTLSEALDIDDKIRTMILIEGNPEMEKTTLAVNICKCWAEGSLLQNYNAVILLPLNNKRIQEAQTVDELLQTADDELNENLITEITRDLGEKICFIIEGYDELPHQCSVLTKLKKYLPECMLLYITHPEACDKDSLETLTSRIIKIEKCKENSIDDVITNMKITSIKNYKQLDVSKLYQIIALLKSKDTTALITLYAPTSKNRESKPSMSPKFTDIEKIFHNPFDNNHKRVILIEGHPGIGKTTLANEIGFRWAKGELLTSCKLLLILPLRDPTVQKISSLKEFVSYFTHSTKEKSLLCSYLENKGNVTIILDGFDELNNKLHDRSFFMKLIQGQCLPKARIVVTSRPQASACLHGRVDQRVLIFGFSRDSREQYTNDALKGFSSETLWKHLQQHPGIDALCYTPSVMAIITFVYLHQPDELPSTASKLYKMFVLLTIYHYVKKEKMTSDDITINEIEKFPQSISKVLQQLQKFAFKSLVENKSVFTEEEILDVCQGNLACFGLIQSIEHVHSSTKSFHFVNFSVQEYLAACYITSLQSDEADQLFKKVFSSTGCEEFSDHRVRFSNMWMFCCGLTDGKDVSLWQMYTTENIELFSNNDTFSPELLEDPTKIFYSSQCFQEAQDDRLCEVFSTSFNDKILNLRDKQYLIPHHIESLGIFLASTKWTKLILSNCQIGDDGIILLHRYLCRDTKKDQEISVIDLMENNLTDVSLPLISEIIIYCCPYILRLGCNQFSSLEDITKAVIISSAPKVLDMWGCNITAQGAKAIVDMMSHIVELVISNNNLSDEGAKYVAQGLVKTKSLQVLYIVDNKIGSEGIVTIARGLSLNTSLKVLNMTNNVIDQDGARAIADAILNNNTLDELFLWGTLNEESAILLLEKLCNSNNTITKLGLPEKLFTNNCIISYMENINFTRKRYNKQGIEFDFY from the exons ATGAATG GGGAACACGAAAATTCTGCTGAAAAGGATATTGCTACGCAACCAACAATGGAAGATGTACTCAATCGTGTGGCGTCACTGGTTGCTCCACATTGGTATCAAATTCGAGATCATATTAGTTTGGCACTAGATTTGGATAGCGACTCCATGGGAAGCGTAGTGAAAATGAACAACAAGCTAGCCGCCACCAACTGTTGTAAAGAAATGCTAAGTAAATGCTTGAAAACTTCCCGTGGTAGTACAATCTTTAACCAGTTGATCAAAGCTCTGAACTCTATCAAACTTGACAAGATAGCCGAAGAGATCAAACTACTGAAGAATTCATTGGCTGGTATTTCTGAGCAATATACAACATCAG GTGTTGGCACACATGATGAAATCAACCAACCACAGTTAAGCAATGACATGAGTACATATCGCAAGTTCCTGCAGAGCAGGTACAACTCTCTAGAGTTGATCTCAATTGATGACTGCTCGCCATCATTGACTCTTGTGAAGATTGATAAACAAGGAAGAACAGTATCAACAGAGAACAGCAGAGATGACTATGTTACTTTATCTGAAGCACTTGATATCGATGATAAAATAAGAACGATGATTCTCATTGAAGGAAATCCGGAAATGGAGAAAACTACCCTTGCAGTCAATATTTGCAAATGTTGGGCAGAAGGCAGTTTATTGCAAAACTACAATGCAGTGATTCTATTGCCGTTGAATAATAAAAGGATACAAGAAGCTCAAACAGTTGATGAATTACTACAGACTGCAGATGATGAGTTGAATGAAAATCTCATTACAGAAATTACAAGGGATCTAGGAGAAaaaatttgtttcataattgAAGGATATGATGAGCTACCTCACCAATGTTCTGTGCTTACTAAATTGAAAAAATATCTTCCTGAATGTATGTTGCTTTACATAACCCATCCTGAAGCTTGTGACAAGGACAGTTTGGAAACTTTAACTTCTCGAATTATCAAAATTGAAAAGTGTAAAGAAAATTCAATAG ATGACGTAATCACCAACATGAAAATTACAAGCATCAAAAATTACAAACAGCTGGATGTTTCTAAACTCTACCAAATTATAGCACTATTAAAAAGTAAAGATACTACAGCACTTATCACCTTATACGCACCTACTTCAAAAAATAGAGAGAGTAAACCATCCATGTCACCAAAGTTTACAGATATCGAGAAAATTTTTCATAATCCATTTGACAACAATCATAAAAGAGTAATACTTATTGAGGGACATCCTGGAATTGGTAAGACTACACTTGCTAATGAAATTGGTTTTAGATGGGCTAAGGGTGAGCTGTTGACTTCCTGTAAACTGTTACTTATTTTACCATTAAGAGATCCTACTGTGCAGAAAATCTCCTCATTAAAAGAATTTGTCTCGTATTTTACACATTCAACCAAGGAAAAAAGCTTACTTTGCAGTTATTTAGAAAACAAAGGTAATGTCACTATAATACTCGACGgttttgatgaattaaacaatAAACTGCATGATCGTTCCTTTTTCATGAAATTGATTCAAGGCCAGTGCTTGCCAAAGGCTAGAATAGTGGTGACTTCACGACCTCAAGCCTCAGCTTGTCTGCATGGTAGGGTTGATCAAAGAGTTTTAATTTTTGGATTTAGCCGCGATAGCCGGGAACAATATACCAATGATGCCCTTAAAGGCTTTTCTTCAGAAACCTTATGGAAACATCTTCAACAACACCCCGGTATTGATGCATTGTGCTACACACCATCAGTAATGGCTATCATCACCTTTGTTTACTTGCATCAGCCAGATGAACTCCCATCAACTGCATCCAAATTGTACAAAATGTTTGTCTTACTCACAATATATCATTACGTGAAAAAAGAGAAGATGACATCTGACGACATCACCATTAATGAGATAGAAAAATTTCCACAGTCAATTAGCAAGGTTCTGCAACAGCTACAAAAGTTTGCATTTAAATCTCTTGTAGAAAACAAATCTGTGTTCACTGAAGAAGAAATACTAGATGTATGTCAAGGTAATCTGGCATGTTTTGGACTGATCCAATCCATTGAGCATGTCCACAGTTCTACCAAGTCTTTTCACTTCGTAAATTTTTCAGTTCAAGAATATTTAGCAGCTTGTTATATCACAAGTCTACAATCAGATGAGGCAGATCAGCTCTTTAAAAAAGTATTTTCCAGTACTGGTTGTGAGGAATTTTCTGATCATAGGGTTCGCTTCTCCAACATGTGGATGTTTTGTTGCGGTCTTACTGATGGAAAAGATGTTTCTCTATGGCAAATGTATACCACTGAAAATATAGAATTATTCTCTAACAATGATACCTTTTCACCAGAACTTTTAGAAGATCCTACAAAAATCTTTTATTCATCGCAATGTTTTCAAGAAGCCCAAGATGATAGGCTTTGTGAGGTTTTTTCCACATCATTCAACGATAAAATACTTAATCTCAGAGATAAGCAATACTTGATCCCACACCATATAGAGTCTCTGGGAATTTTTCTGGCAAGTACAAAATGGACAAAATTGATTTTGTCTAATTGTCAAATTGGAGATGATGGTATCATTCTGCTTCATCGTTATCTGTGTAGAGATACCAAAAAAGACCAagaaatttcagtaattgatcTTATGGAAAACAATCTTACTGATGTGTCTTTGCCTCTCATATCTGAAATAATCATTTATTGTTGCCCATATATTTTGAGGTTAGGTTGCAATCAGTTTTCTAGTTTGGAAGATATAACTAAAGCTGTAATCATTTCTTCTGCACCGAAAGTGCTTGACATGTGGGGTTGTAACATAACAGCTCAAGGAGCAAAAGCAATAGTTGACATGATGAGTCATATAGTGGAATTGGTTATTAGTAACAACAACCTCTCAGATGAAGGAGCAAAATATGTAGCACAAGGACTGGTCAAGACTAAAAGCCTACAAGTGTTGTACATTGTTGATAACAAAATTGGTTCAGAAGGAATAGTCACCATTGCACGTGGTCTTTCACTGAACACTTCACTGAAGGTACTAAACATGACTAACAATGTCATAGATCAAGATGGAGCTAGAGCAATTGCTGATGCCATTCTGAATAACAATACGCTAGATGAACTTTTTCTCTGGGGTACCTTGAATGAAGAATCGGCCATTTTGCTGCTAGAAAAGTTATGTAATTCTAACAATACCATTACTAAGCTGGGATTACCTGAGAAGCTTTTCACCAACAATTGCATAATAAGCTACATGGAAAATATTAACTTCACAAGAAAAAGGTATAATAAACAAGGTATAGAATTTGACTTTTACTAG